A genomic region of Bradyrhizobium sp. ORS 278 contains the following coding sequences:
- a CDS encoding DUF4159 domain-containing protein, protein MMGLPLSFAEPLLLTGLISLPVLWWLLRVMPPRPRRIEFPPTRLLFDITPKEETPSRSPWWLTLLRLVAAALVIFAAAGPIWNPRTEAAGSKAPLVLLLDDSWSAAASWETRIKAADEMIANADADRRGVALVPLSESTRDITLMPAGAARVALRQIAPKPYTTERADALPQLDRFLKATGDAEILWFSDGVDPGRGSEFVTGLAKTIGDRSLTVFEGGTPSPLALAGAENAAAKMTVKVLRADLSVPGGTVRALDAKGSPLGEAPFSFGLGAYDTEASFDLPVELRNDITRLEIAGERSAGAVQLLDKRWRRRAVGIVSGATSDTAQPLLAPTFYLTRALAPFADLRLGDRGAPQQIITQFLDQKVPMVIMADVGTLSPELRDRLNGWIENGGVLVRFAGPRLAQGDDDLVPVKLRRGGRTLGGSLTWEKPQRLAAFSADGPFAGVTVPKDVTVSRQVLAEPDAVLATKSWASLEDGTPLVTGEHRGKGILALFHVSADTRWSDLPMSGAMVEMLRRIVDMSGYTTTPGAGPAGETAKVTLAPLHILDGFGAFGPPSSAAKPLPTDFNDRASLDHPPGFYGPAEGPTAVNTLSPADRILQLDTSALRAKRASYTTAEPRDLRGILLSTALLLFLIDAIIVALLGGVLASLIRRRRAAPAAIAMVLLVTGALLAVAIPATARADAASDEFAMRAVSQTRLAYVVTGNADVDSIVKAGLTGLTLFLAQRTALEAGDPVGVDPARDELAFFPLIYWPIVPGAPRPPQDALNKIDAYMKQGGTVLFDTRDAIEAPPGANGAQQTPGMQSLRDILSSLDVPELEPVPREHVLTKTFYLLRDFPGRFTSGQTWVETLPKDDDEDSASRPARGGDGVSPIIITSNDLAGAWALRADSQYMLPVEQRQREFAFRAGVNIVMYTLTGNYKADQVHAPALIERLGQ, encoded by the coding sequence ATGATGGGTCTGCCGCTATCGTTCGCCGAACCGCTGCTGCTGACCGGCCTCATCAGCCTGCCCGTGCTGTGGTGGCTGCTGAGGGTGATGCCGCCGCGTCCGCGGCGCATCGAATTCCCGCCGACGCGCCTGCTGTTCGACATCACGCCGAAGGAGGAGACGCCGTCGCGCTCGCCGTGGTGGCTGACCCTGCTGCGCCTCGTCGCCGCGGCGCTGGTGATCTTCGCGGCCGCCGGCCCGATCTGGAATCCGCGCACCGAAGCGGCCGGCAGCAAGGCGCCGCTGGTGCTGCTGCTGGACGATAGCTGGAGCGCGGCAGCGAGCTGGGAGACGCGCATCAAGGCGGCCGACGAGATGATCGCGAATGCCGATGCGGATCGCCGCGGCGTCGCGCTCGTGCCGCTCTCCGAGTCCACCCGCGACATCACGCTGATGCCTGCGGGCGCCGCGCGCGTCGCGCTGCGTCAGATCGCACCGAAGCCCTACACCACCGAGCGCGCCGATGCGTTGCCGCAGCTCGACCGCTTTCTGAAGGCGACCGGCGACGCCGAGATCCTGTGGTTCTCCGACGGCGTCGATCCCGGTCGCGGCAGCGAGTTCGTCACCGGCCTTGCCAAGACGATCGGGGACCGCAGCCTGACCGTGTTCGAAGGCGGCACGCCGTCGCCGCTGGCCCTGGCGGGAGCGGAGAACGCGGCGGCGAAGATGACGGTGAAGGTGCTGCGTGCCGATCTGTCAGTCCCTGGCGGCACCGTGCGCGCGCTCGATGCGAAGGGCTCGCCGCTCGGCGAGGCGCCATTCAGCTTCGGCCTTGGCGCCTACGATACCGAGGCCAGCTTCGACCTTCCGGTCGAGCTGCGCAACGACATCACGCGGCTCGAGATTGCGGGCGAGCGCTCCGCCGGCGCCGTGCAATTGCTCGACAAGCGCTGGCGCCGCCGCGCCGTCGGCATCGTCTCCGGCGCCACCAGCGACACCGCGCAGCCGCTGCTCGCGCCGACCTTCTATCTGACCCGCGCGCTGGCGCCGTTCGCCGATCTCCGGCTCGGCGATCGCGGCGCGCCGCAGCAGATCATCACGCAATTCCTCGACCAGAAGGTGCCGATGGTCATCATGGCCGATGTCGGCACGCTGTCGCCGGAGCTGCGCGACCGCCTCAACGGCTGGATCGAGAATGGCGGCGTGCTGGTGCGCTTCGCAGGTCCCAGGCTGGCGCAAGGCGACGACGATCTCGTGCCGGTGAAGCTGCGCCGCGGTGGCCGCACGCTCGGCGGCAGCCTGACCTGGGAGAAGCCGCAGCGACTGGCGGCGTTCTCCGCTGACGGCCCGTTCGCCGGGGTCACCGTTCCGAAGGACGTCACCGTCAGCCGCCAGGTGCTGGCCGAGCCCGACGCCGTGCTCGCGACCAAGAGCTGGGCCTCGCTGGAGGACGGCACGCCGCTCGTCACCGGCGAGCATCGCGGCAAGGGCATCCTCGCGCTGTTTCATGTCAGCGCCGACACGCGCTGGTCGGACCTGCCGATGTCCGGCGCGATGGTCGAGATGCTCCGCCGCATCGTCGACATGTCCGGCTACACGACGACGCCGGGCGCCGGACCGGCGGGCGAGACCGCCAAGGTGACGCTGGCGCCGCTGCACATCCTCGACGGCTTCGGCGCCTTCGGTCCGCCATCGTCCGCGGCCAAGCCGCTGCCCACCGATTTCAACGACAGGGCTTCCCTGGATCATCCACCCGGCTTCTACGGCCCTGCCGAGGGACCCACCGCAGTGAACACGCTCAGCCCTGCCGATCGCATTCTGCAGCTCGACACCTCCGCGCTGCGCGCCAAACGCGCCAGCTACACCACGGCGGAGCCGCGCGATCTTCGTGGGATCCTGCTGTCGACAGCGCTGCTGCTGTTCCTGATCGATGCGATCATCGTGGCGTTGCTCGGCGGTGTGCTCGCTTCGCTGATCCGAAGGCGGCGCGCGGCGCCGGCGGCCATCGCGATGGTCCTTCTCGTCACCGGCGCCCTTCTCGCGGTGGCCATCCCCGCCACCGCGCGCGCCGATGCCGCCAGTGACGAATTCGCCATGCGCGCGGTGTCGCAGACGCGGCTCGCTTATGTCGTGACCGGCAATGCCGACGTCGACTCCATCGTCAAGGCGGGCCTGACCGGACTCACTCTGTTCCTGGCCCAGCGAACCGCGCTGGAGGCCGGTGATCCCGTCGGCGTAGATCCCGCGCGCGACGAGCTAGCCTTCTTCCCGCTGATCTACTGGCCGATCGTGCCGGGCGCGCCGCGACCGCCGCAGGACGCGCTCAACAAGATCGATGCCTACATGAAGCAGGGTGGCACGGTGCTGTTCGACACCCGCGACGCGATCGAGGCCCCGCCGGGCGCCAACGGCGCCCAGCAGACGCCGGGCATGCAGTCGCTGCGCGATATCCTGTCCTCTCTCGACGTGCCGGAGCTCGAGCCGGTGCCGCGCGAGCACGTGCTGACCAAGACCTTCTATCTGTTGCGCGACTTTCCCGGCCGCTTCACCTCGGGACAGACCTGGGTCGAGACCCTGCCGAAGGACGACGATGAGGATAGTGCCTCGCGCCCGGCCCGCGGCGGCGACGGCGTCTCGCCCATTATCATCACCTCGAACGATCTCGCCGGCGCCTGGGCGCTCCGCGCCGACAGCCAATACATGTTGCCCGTCGAGCAGCGCCAACGCGAGTTCGCCTTCCGCGCCGGCGTCAACATCGTGATGTACACGCTCACCGGCAACTACAAGGCCGACCAGGTGCACGCGCCGGCGCTGATCGAACGGCTCGGGCAGTGA
- a CDS encoding DUF1285 domain-containing protein: protein MANQGQSTDQGLERLTSAATQAGNAGRGLPPVHLWNPPFCGDLDMRIAGDGSWYYLGTPIGRPALVRLFSTILKREGDRYFLVTPVEKVGIRVDDAPFMAVELRKETDAHGVRLQFRTNVDDWVACDAEHRLRFERSESGGLTPYLHVRADLWAKVTRALYYELVDMGEERMIDGEVMFGVESSGAFFPMANADEVRAAL from the coding sequence ATGGCGAACCAAGGGCAGAGCACCGACCAGGGACTCGAGCGGCTGACATCGGCCGCAACACAGGCCGGCAACGCAGGCCGCGGCTTGCCGCCGGTGCATCTGTGGAATCCGCCATTCTGCGGCGATCTAGACATGCGAATCGCCGGTGATGGTAGCTGGTACTACTTGGGCACGCCAATCGGCCGGCCGGCGCTGGTGCGCCTGTTCTCCACCATTCTCAAGCGCGAGGGTGACCGCTATTTCCTCGTCACGCCCGTGGAGAAGGTCGGCATCCGCGTCGACGATGCGCCCTTCATGGCCGTAGAATTGCGGAAGGAGACCGATGCGCACGGCGTGAGGCTGCAGTTTCGCACCAATGTCGACGATTGGGTCGCCTGCGATGCCGAGCACCGGCTGCGCTTCGAACGCAGCGAGAGCGGTGGCCTCACGCCCTATCTTCATGTCCGGGCCGATCTCTGGGCCAAGGTGACCCGGGCGCTCTACTATGAGCTTGTTGACATGGGCGAGGAGCGGATGATCGATGGCGAGGTCATGTTCGGGGTGGAGTCGTCAGGCGCGTTCTTCCCCATGGCCAATGCAGACGAGGTGAGGGCGGCGCTTTGA
- a CDS encoding diguanylate cyclase: MTLRLSQKSLSVSIKSSLLTSVFLLLVILGGMSIMSKMRLSALQETIETVGRDRLPKIRALGELNVGVARIRTAAVRMALASTTDQRAEVETVITRRVDDLNRKIEAFRDTIEPNSPMKLVFDQFAAKWAQYVKQQARILDPEIAADRATAANIVNVETPLYFQAVVDAIDDGIKLADQEADHAIDNATADSHLFSIVLWSVNAISILIGFATLIFVIRDVSTPIHRITESMERIAKGHLATEIPYAEHANELGMMARALAVFRKSLVENERLNAATRTLSELSEWLQSAKSETELYDMISSVLGRLMPECKGSLYIYANSRDVLEVAAQWNGEARTTSMHPEDCWSLRRGHFYVHGTSEIEFHCDHVHKDINENYCCIPILAHGDTVGLLHLEYTFDSSETAEEAKARFADRVRLGLACAEHLSIAIANMKLREGLRDQSVRDVLTGLNNRRYLLETARRELLRAARHKSPVSVVTLDVDHFKTFNDNHGHDAGDTVLRHVGEILRATFADDGVPCRFGGEEFVVLLPGATTEEGGVRAEELRARIESMKIRYADSYLPRVTISAGVASYPDAGGSFMDILRVADDALYQAKQKGRNRVEVAASGEMSAMIVEEMADKAVATLETIVPRGESRPASDLGRASDQKVA, encoded by the coding sequence ATGACCCTCCGCCTTTCGCAGAAGTCGCTGAGCGTTTCGATCAAATCGTCACTTCTGACCTCGGTCTTCCTGCTGCTCGTCATCCTCGGCGGCATGTCGATCATGAGCAAGATGCGGCTGTCAGCGTTGCAGGAGACGATCGAGACCGTCGGTCGCGACAGGCTGCCGAAGATCAGGGCGCTCGGAGAGCTCAACGTCGGGGTCGCGCGGATACGCACCGCGGCCGTCCGCATGGCGCTGGCATCCACCACCGACCAACGAGCCGAGGTGGAGACGGTCATCACCCGTCGCGTCGACGATCTGAATCGCAAGATCGAGGCGTTCAGGGACACGATCGAACCGAACTCGCCGATGAAGCTGGTGTTCGATCAGTTCGCCGCCAAATGGGCGCAATACGTCAAGCAGCAGGCCAGGATTCTGGATCCCGAAATCGCCGCGGACCGCGCCACGGCGGCCAATATCGTCAACGTCGAGACGCCCTTGTACTTCCAGGCCGTGGTCGATGCGATCGATGACGGCATCAAGCTCGCCGACCAGGAGGCCGACCACGCCATCGACAACGCGACCGCCGACAGCCACCTGTTCTCGATCGTGCTGTGGAGCGTCAACGCGATCAGCATCCTGATCGGCTTCGCCACGCTGATTTTCGTGATCCGCGACGTGTCGACACCGATCCATCGCATCACCGAGAGCATGGAGCGCATCGCCAAGGGGCATCTTGCCACCGAGATCCCCTATGCCGAGCACGCCAACGAACTCGGAATGATGGCGCGGGCGCTGGCGGTGTTCCGCAAGAGCCTGGTCGAAAACGAACGGCTCAACGCCGCCACGCGCACGCTGTCAGAGCTGAGCGAATGGCTGCAATCGGCCAAGTCCGAGACTGAACTTTACGACATGATCTCCTCGGTGCTCGGGCGCCTGATGCCGGAATGCAAGGGCAGCCTCTACATCTACGCCAATTCGCGCGACGTGCTGGAAGTCGCCGCGCAATGGAACGGCGAGGCGCGCACCACGAGCATGCATCCGGAGGATTGCTGGAGCCTGCGCCGCGGCCACTTCTACGTCCACGGCACCAGCGAAATCGAATTCCATTGCGATCATGTCCACAAGGACATCAACGAGAATTACTGCTGCATTCCGATTCTGGCGCATGGCGATACGGTCGGCCTGCTGCACCTCGAATACACGTTCGACAGCAGCGAGACCGCGGAGGAAGCCAAAGCGCGCTTCGCCGATCGCGTCCGCCTCGGCCTCGCCTGTGCCGAGCATCTGTCGATCGCGATCGCCAACATGAAGCTACGCGAAGGGCTGCGTGACCAGTCTGTTCGCGACGTGCTGACAGGGCTGAACAATCGGCGCTATCTGCTGGAGACCGCGCGGCGTGAACTGCTGCGTGCGGCTCGCCACAAATCGCCGGTCAGCGTGGTGACGCTCGATGTTGATCACTTCAAGACGTTCAACGACAATCACGGTCACGACGCCGGCGACACCGTGCTGCGCCATGTCGGCGAGATCCTGCGAGCGACCTTTGCCGATGACGGCGTGCCCTGCCGCTTCGGCGGCGAGGAATTCGTCGTGCTGCTGCCGGGCGCCACGACCGAGGAAGGCGGGGTCCGCGCCGAGGAGTTGAGGGCGAGAATCGAGTCGATGAAGATCCGCTATGCCGACAGCTATCTGCCGCGGGTCACGATCTCGGCCGGCGTGGCGAGCTATCCCGACGCAGGCGGCAGCTTCATGGACATTCTGCGCGTGGCTGACGATGCGCTGTATCAGGCCAAGCAGAAGGGCCGCAACCGGGTCGAAGTCGCGGCAAGCGGCGAGATGTCGGCCATGATTGTCGAGGAGATGGCGGACAAGGCCGTCGCGACGCTCGAGACGATCGTCCCCCGCGGCGAGAGCAGGCCTGCATCCGATCTCGGCCGGGCGTCGGATCAGAAGGTGGCGTGA
- a CDS encoding TSUP family transporter: protein MTFLAGFADISLLQLLLVASVALFASIIGGLAGYGTGALMPLVLVPMVGAEPVVPIIAISAILTNLSRVAAYIQHADRTRACIVIGAAAVTTALGAYGYTRLTNAGAAFVIGTMLIMSVPLRRILRNRDVRIGHGGLAAGAVGYGVLVGGTSGSGVILLSLLMAAGLEGAAVIATDAMISVVTGVIKISVFGLAGVVTAQVLAFALLIGAIAVPGAFLAKAFVARMPVHIHAAILDAAVITGGGVMIASALRHLLPAV from the coding sequence ATGACTTTTCTGGCCGGCTTTGCCGACATCTCTCTTCTGCAGCTCCTGCTCGTCGCGTCCGTCGCCTTATTTGCTTCCATCATCGGTGGTCTCGCCGGCTACGGCACCGGCGCGCTGATGCCGCTCGTGCTGGTGCCGATGGTCGGCGCCGAGCCGGTGGTGCCGATCATCGCGATCTCCGCGATCCTCACCAATCTCAGCCGCGTCGCGGCTTACATTCAGCATGCCGACCGCACCCGCGCCTGCATCGTGATCGGCGCCGCCGCGGTCACCACCGCGCTGGGTGCCTACGGCTACACCCGGCTGACAAACGCCGGCGCGGCCTTCGTCATCGGCACCATGCTGATCATGAGCGTTCCGCTGCGGCGGATCCTGCGCAACCGCGACGTCAGAATCGGCCATGGCGGGCTCGCCGCCGGCGCGGTCGGCTATGGCGTGCTGGTCGGCGGCACCTCGGGCTCCGGCGTGATCCTGCTGTCGCTGTTGATGGCGGCGGGGCTCGAAGGTGCTGCGGTCATCGCCACCGATGCGATGATCTCGGTCGTGACGGGCGTGATCAAGATCTCGGTGTTCGGCCTCGCCGGCGTGGTCACCGCGCAGGTGCTGGCCTTCGCGCTTCTGATCGGCGCCATTGCCGTGCCCGGCGCGTTTCTCGCCAAGGCCTTCGTCGCGCGCATGCCGGTGCACATCCACGCCGCGATCCTCGACGCCGCCGTGATCACCGGCGGCGGCGTGATGATCGCCTCGGCGCTGCGGCATCTTCTGCCGGCCGTATGA
- a CDS encoding DUF6111 family protein, with translation MIRPVLTEIGIFLIPFAVYVLFLVATREGLLVPANWPLHRVAKLTVAALVLVIASLVMVAELSGAPPHSTYVPAHIENGRLVPGAEK, from the coding sequence ATGATCCGACCCGTGTTGACGGAAATCGGAATCTTCCTCATTCCTTTTGCGGTTTATGTGCTGTTCTTGGTCGCGACCCGGGAGGGGTTGCTGGTGCCGGCCAACTGGCCTCTGCATCGGGTCGCAAAATTGACGGTGGCGGCGCTGGTGTTGGTGATTGCAAGTCTGGTCATGGTCGCCGAATTGTCCGGCGCTCCGCCGCATTCGACCTATGTGCCCGCTCACATCGAGAACGGCCGGCTCGTTCCGGGAGCCGAGAAATGA
- a CDS encoding MoxR family ATPase — protein sequence MAENAEKLEDAIVRSAEQVSGEIRAAKEAISGVIFGQDKVVENTLVTILSGGHALLIGVPGLAKTKLVETLGVTLGLDAKRVQFTPDLMPSDILGAEVLDESTVGKRSFRFIAGPVFAQLLMADEINRASPRTQSALLQAMQEQHITVAGARHDLPKPFHVLATQNPLEQEGTYPLPEAQLDRFLMEIDVDYPDREAERRILFETTGAEESAARGAMTADALIAAQRLVRRLPVGDSVVEAILSLVRSARPGPEAGDAGKLIAWGPGPRASQSLMLAVRARALLDGRLAPSIDDVLELAEPVLKHRMALTFPARAEGRTIPDVIRQLKSRIG from the coding sequence ATGGCTGAGAATGCCGAGAAGCTCGAGGATGCGATCGTCCGATCTGCCGAACAGGTGTCGGGCGAGATCCGCGCCGCGAAGGAGGCGATCTCCGGCGTTATCTTCGGCCAGGACAAGGTGGTGGAAAACACCCTGGTGACGATCCTGTCCGGCGGTCACGCGCTGCTCATCGGCGTGCCGGGCCTTGCCAAGACCAAGCTGGTCGAAACCCTGGGCGTCACGCTCGGTCTCGACGCCAAGCGCGTCCAATTCACGCCCGACCTGATGCCCTCGGACATTCTCGGCGCCGAGGTGCTCGACGAGAGCACCGTCGGCAAGCGTTCGTTCCGCTTCATCGCCGGCCCTGTGTTCGCGCAGCTCCTGATGGCGGACGAGATCAACCGCGCCAGCCCCCGCACCCAATCCGCGCTGCTGCAAGCCATGCAGGAGCAGCACATCACCGTGGCCGGCGCGCGGCACGATCTGCCCAAGCCGTTCCATGTGCTCGCGACCCAGAATCCGCTGGAGCAGGAGGGAACCTATCCCCTGCCCGAGGCGCAGCTCGACCGCTTCCTGATGGAGATCGACGTCGACTATCCCGACCGCGAGGCCGAGCGCCGCATCCTGTTCGAAACAACTGGCGCCGAAGAGAGCGCCGCGCGCGGCGCCATGACCGCCGATGCGCTGATCGCGGCGCAACGCCTGGTCCGACGGCTCCCGGTCGGCGATTCGGTCGTCGAGGCGATCCTGTCGCTGGTGCGCTCCGCGCGTCCCGGCCCCGAGGCCGGTGACGCCGGCAAGCTCATCGCCTGGGGCCCGGGTCCGCGCGCCAGCCAGTCGCTGATGCTGGCGGTGCGCGCCCGCGCGCTGCTGGACGGCCGTCTGGCGCCGTCGATCGACGACGTGCTCGAGCTCGCCGAACCCGTGCTGAAGCACCGCATGGCGCTGACCTTCCCGGCCCGCGCCGAGGGACGCACCATTCCGGACGTGATCCGGCAGTTGAAGAGCCGGATTGGTTGA
- a CDS encoding CoA pyrophosphatase produces the protein MVARSATDRVSSAEFFARGRERLRFDVPPALLDPEVIPTSGDSGTDRMLEIIAREQPIRPAAVLIPVVDHPEPTVLLTQRSPNLSSHAGQIAFPGGKIDVTDATPLDAALREAEEEVGLDRSFVDPIGYLDVYGTAFGFRILPTVARVRPGFSLKINKGEVDDAFEVPLAFLMDPANHQLHSKEFRGMERSYYAMPFAERYIWGATAGILRVLYERIYLS, from the coding sequence ATGGTGGCGAGGAGTGCGACGGACCGGGTGAGTTCGGCCGAATTCTTCGCGCGTGGCCGGGAGCGGCTGCGCTTCGACGTGCCGCCCGCGCTGCTCGATCCAGAGGTCATTCCGACCAGCGGCGATTCTGGCACCGATCGCATGCTGGAGATCATCGCCCGCGAGCAGCCGATCCGGCCGGCTGCCGTGCTCATTCCCGTGGTCGATCATCCCGAGCCGACGGTGCTCCTGACCCAGCGCTCGCCGAACTTGTCCAGCCATGCCGGGCAGATCGCGTTTCCCGGCGGCAAGATCGACGTCACCGATGCCACCCCCCTCGACGCCGCCCTGCGCGAGGCGGAAGAGGAGGTCGGCCTCGACCGCAGCTTCGTCGACCCGATCGGCTATCTCGATGTCTACGGCACCGCCTTCGGCTTCCGCATCCTGCCGACGGTCGCCCGCGTAAGGCCTGGATTTTCGCTCAAGATCAACAAAGGCGAGGTCGACGACGCCTTCGAGGTGCCGCTCGCCTTCCTGATGGACCCGGCCAATCACCAGCTGCATTCCAAGGAATTTCGCGGCATGGAGCGATCCTATTACGCGATGCCGTTCGCCGAGCGCTACATCTGGGGCGCGACCGCAGGCATCCTTCGGGTGTTGTACGAGCGGATCTATCTGTCATGA
- a CDS encoding DUF58 domain-containing protein, producing the protein MATASGHASKEILAIRRADGESRTLASSLPRLVLEARQIAANVIHGLHGRRRAGSGESFWQYRRFVSGEPSQRVDWRRSARDDHLYVREQEWEAAHTVWIWPDRSPSMAFASKGARDSKLERALIVTLALAELLVAGGERVGIPGLVNPTASRNIIDRIAQAMLHDETVRPSLPPSFVPAALAEIVVLSDFWSPISEIGTVLAGLSASGAHGTMVQVVDPAEETFPYSGRVEFVEPEGGEVITAGRAESWAQDYVARVALHRDQIRAETGKLDWLFTTHTTSRSAAELLLFLHAGMTTGKLGARGNVKVGAGPRGIGA; encoded by the coding sequence ATGGCCACAGCATCGGGGCACGCCAGCAAGGAGATTCTCGCGATACGGCGTGCCGATGGCGAAAGCCGGACGCTGGCCTCCTCGCTGCCGCGGCTCGTGCTGGAAGCCCGCCAGATCGCGGCCAACGTCATCCACGGCCTGCATGGACGGCGGCGCGCCGGCTCCGGCGAGAGCTTCTGGCAATATCGCCGCTTCGTCTCGGGTGAGCCCTCGCAGCGCGTCGACTGGCGCCGCTCCGCGCGGGATGATCATCTCTACGTCCGCGAGCAGGAATGGGAAGCCGCGCACACAGTCTGGATCTGGCCCGACCGCTCGCCATCGATGGCCTTCGCCTCCAAGGGCGCACGCGACAGCAAGCTCGAACGCGCGCTGATCGTGACCCTCGCACTGGCCGAGCTGCTGGTGGCCGGCGGCGAACGAGTCGGCATTCCCGGCCTCGTCAATCCGACCGCGAGCCGCAACATCATCGATCGCATCGCCCAGGCGATGCTGCACGATGAGACCGTTCGGCCGAGCCTGCCGCCGTCCTTCGTGCCGGCGGCGCTGGCCGAGATCGTGGTTCTGTCGGACTTCTGGTCGCCGATCTCCGAGATCGGCACCGTGCTGGCGGGTCTGTCCGCCTCGGGGGCGCATGGCACGATGGTGCAGGTCGTCGATCCTGCCGAGGAGACGTTCCCCTATTCCGGCCGCGTCGAATTCGTCGAGCCGGAAGGCGGCGAGGTCATCACCGCTGGCCGCGCCGAGAGCTGGGCACAGGATTACGTGGCGCGCGTGGCGCTGCATCGCGACCAGATCCGCGCCGAGACCGGCAAGCTCGACTGGCTGTTCACGACGCATACGACCAGCCGCTCGGCGGCCGAGCTCCTGCTGTTCCTGCACGCCGGCATGACAACAGGCAAGCTCGGCGCACGCGGCAACGTCAAGGTGGGCGCTGGCCCCAGAGGGATCGGCGCATGA
- a CDS encoding CCA tRNA nucleotidyltransferase, protein MTGARVLSAPWLSSGPAARVLALLNCDGEEARVVGGAVRNALLGVAIGDIDIATTALPPEVIRRAKAASIKSVPTGIDHGTITLVLDGHPFEVTTLREDTETFGRKAKVAFGRDWVGDAHRRDFTINALSVGADGVVHDHVGGLADIEARRVRFIGDPSQRIAEDYLRILRFFRIHSAFGHGEPDREGYLACIAGRGGLATLSAERVRMEMLKLLVTEGAVGAVTAMADGGLLTSILGGVAYVGPFAAMIDIERELSLPPSPVRRLAALAVAVTEDARRLGARLKLSNAETKALDGMGHRWWRFASADEARGRRLLYRLGETVYRDRLMLGWARSGCRRDAQHWRELALLPQRFTPPKLPLKAADFIARGVAEGPLLGHVLTLAEDAWLAADFPLDEASLTAIADQAAARVNRDGRS, encoded by the coding sequence ATGACCGGCGCGCGGGTGCTGAGCGCGCCCTGGCTCTCGTCCGGCCCGGCGGCGCGGGTGCTCGCCTTGCTGAATTGCGATGGCGAGGAGGCACGCGTGGTCGGCGGTGCCGTGCGCAACGCGCTGCTCGGCGTTGCGATTGGCGATATCGACATCGCCACCACGGCGCTGCCTCCCGAGGTGATCCGCCGCGCCAAGGCCGCCTCGATCAAGAGCGTGCCGACCGGCATCGACCACGGCACCATCACGCTGGTGCTCGACGGTCATCCGTTCGAGGTCACCACCTTGCGCGAGGACACCGAGACATTTGGCCGCAAGGCGAAGGTCGCCTTCGGCCGCGACTGGGTCGGCGACGCGCACCGCCGCGACTTCACCATCAATGCGCTGTCGGTGGGGGCCGACGGCGTCGTGCACGATCATGTCGGCGGGCTCGCAGATATCGAGGCCCGGCGGGTGCGCTTCATCGGCGATCCCTCCCAGCGCATCGCTGAGGATTACTTGCGCATCCTGCGCTTCTTCCGCATTCACTCGGCGTTCGGTCATGGCGAGCCCGATCGCGAGGGCTATCTCGCCTGCATCGCCGGACGTGGCGGGCTCGCGACGCTATCGGCCGAGCGGGTGCGCATGGAGATGCTCAAGCTGCTCGTGACCGAGGGCGCAGTCGGCGCGGTCACCGCCATGGCCGATGGCGGCCTGCTGACGTCGATCCTCGGCGGCGTCGCCTATGTCGGCCCCTTTGCGGCAATGATCGACATCGAGCGCGAGCTTTCGCTGCCGCCGAGCCCCGTGCGCCGCCTCGCGGCGCTCGCGGTCGCCGTCACGGAGGATGCGCGCCGTCTCGGGGCGCGGCTGAAGCTGTCCAATGCCGAGACCAAGGCGCTCGACGGCATGGGCCACCGCTGGTGGCGCTTCGCGTCCGCCGACGAGGCGCGGGGGCGGCGGCTGCTGTATCGCCTCGGCGAGACGGTCTATCGCGATCGCCTGATGCTCGGTTGGGCGCGCAGCGGCTGTCGTCGCGACGCGCAGCATTGGCGCGAACTGGCGCTGTTGCCGCAGCGCTTCACCCCGCCGAAATTGCCGCTGAAAGCGGCCGATTTCATCGCGCGCGGGGTTGCGGAGGGGCCGCTGCTCGGTCATGTGCTGACTCTCGCAGAGGATGCCTGGCTGGCTGCGGACTTTCCGCTCGACGAGGCATCGCTGACCGCGATCGCCGATCAGGCGGCGGCGCGCGTCAACCGCGACGGACGTTCATGA